The Variovorax sp. S12S4 genome includes the window GCGGCGCTGCTGGTGTGCCAGTTCCTGATCGATTTCGATACGCAGTTCCTGCCGGACACCCTCAACTACCCGCTGCTCTGGCTGGGACTCATCGGCGCGGCCATGGGGTGGACTGGCGTTGCATTGAGTTCAGCGGTCTGGGGCGCCGTGTTCGGCTACCTGAGCCTCTGGCTTGTGTACCATGGCTATCGCCTGGCCACAGGCAAGGAAGGCATGGGATATGGCGACTTCAAACTGCTGGCTGCTTTGGGCGCATGGCTCGGGGCCGACTACCTCATCGCCATCGTCCTGGTTTCTTCGCTGGTGGGCGCGGTGATCGGCCTCACGCTGCGGCTTGTCGGCAAGCTGGCGCACAAAGACATTCCGATGGCGTTCGGCCCCTTCCTCGCCGGTGCGGGCCTGGTCTGCCTCGTCGCGGGCCCTGACGTCGTGCGGCAGTGGATTCCTTTCGCCTTCCCGCTCGGCCCATTCATCCGTTGAAAAAGCGCGTGATGCGGCGCATCGGGTTGACGGGCGGAATCGGGAGCGGAAAAAGCACTGTCGCGGCGTTGCTGGTCGCCGAGGGCGCTGTGCTCGTCGACACCGACGCCATCGCGCGCCGCATTGCTGAACCAGGGGGATTGCGATGCCCGCCATCGAAGCCGCCTTCGGCCACTCCGTGATTGCGCCGGATGGCGGCCTCGATCGCGCCGGCATGCGGCAGCTCGTGTTCGCCGACAGCGGCGCCAGGAAGCGCCTCGAGTCGATCCTCCACCCGCTGATCGGCGCCGAAACGGAACGCATGGCCACGGCCGCAGGGCAGGCCCCCGTCGTCTTCGACGTTCCGCTCCTGGTCGAATCCGGCCGGTGGCGCGCCAACGTCGACAGGGTGCTCGTGATCGATGCGACCGAGGACACGCAGCTGCGCCGCGTCATCGCGCGCTCGGGCTGGACGCCTGACGCCGTGCGCGCCGTGATCGCCCAACAGGCTCCGCGCAAGCTGCGCAGAGAGGCCGCGGATGCGGTCATTTTCAACGAGTCGCTCTCCCTGGAGGAACTCGGCCGAGAGGTACGGAGTCTCTGGAAGCTGTGGGCTTCGCCCGGCACGCGATAATTCGAGACTTGCCGCAGCAGCGGCTGCACAACGATCAAGACAGAGAAGGCGCCACCGGGGTGCCATTCCCCGCGATGCTTTTCAACTCGTATCCCTTTATTTTTGTCTTCTTTCCGCTGGTCCTGATCGGTTTCTTCCTGATCGGCAAGCGCAATGCCCGGCCCGCCGCCGGATTTCTCGCCCTGGCATCGCTGTTCTTCTACGGCTGGTGGAGCGTCAAGGCCCTTCCGCTGCTGCTGACGTCGATCTGCATCAACTATTGGTTCGGCCTGCGCCTGACGCCCGCCCCAGGGCGCGACGAGCGCAAGCGAAAGTCCCTGCTGATCATTGCGCTGGTGGTCAACCTCGGCGTGCTCGCGATCTTCAAGTACGCCAATTTCTTCGTTTCGAACGTGAACGACGGACTGGCCGCGGCGGGCCTCTCGCAGATCCCGCTGCTGCACATCGTGCTGCCGATCGGCATCTCGTTCTATACCTTTACCCAGATCGCCTTCCTGGTCGACTGCTGGCAGGGCAAGGTGCATGAGCGCAGCTTCATTCACTACGTGCTGTTCGTCACCTACTTTCCGCACCTGATCGCCGGCCCGGTGCTGCATCACGCGCAGATGATGCCGCAGTTCGGCAACCCGGCTACCTACCGGGTGAACGCGCGCAACATCGCGCTCGGCTTGGGCATCTTCACTTTCGGCCTGGCCAAGAAGATGCTGATTGCCGACCCGCTCGGGCAGTACGCGGACATGATGTTCAAGGGCGTTCACGAGGGTGTGTTGCCCTCGCTGTACACCGCATGGCTCGGTGTGCTTGCGTATACGCTGCAGATCTATTTCGACTTCTCGGGCTATTCGGACATGGCGGTCGGCCTGTCGCTGTGCATGGGCGTGCAGCTGCCGCTCAACTTCCGCTCACCGTACAAGTCGACCAACATCATCGAGTTCTGGCGCCGCTGGCACATCTCGCTCTCGAATTTTCTGCGCGACTATCTCTACGTGCCGCTCGGCGGCAACCGGAAGGGCCCGGCCCGGCGCTACCTGAACCTGTTCCTCACCATGCTGCTGGGCGGCCTGTGGCATGGCGCCGCATGGACCTTCGTGATCTGGGGCGCGCTGCACGGCCTCTTCCTCATGGTCAACCATCTCTGGAACGCCACGGTCCGGCGCGGCAAGACAAGCTCGTCGCGCCTCGGCCGCGCGCTCGGGTGGTTCATCACCTTCCTGTGCGTGATGATTGCGTGGGTGGTGTTCCGCGCCGACAGCATGACGGCCGCCATCGAGATCTACAAGGGCATGCTGGGCATGCACGGTGTGATTCCCAGCGCTTTCGGCGAGTTCAAGGTGCCGTTCCGCAAGCCCGAGTTCTTCCAGACCATGCTGGCCGGCCTCGTCATCTGCCTGGCGCTGCCCCCGACCATCACGCTCGACCGCTGGATTCCATCCGTCGCCGCGCTGGCCGGGCGCCCCGCGCTCAACCGCATTGCAACAGCGCTGACGGCGTTGGGATGCGTTTTCCTCTTCGGCCTGTGCGTGTCGAAATTCGGCAACTACAGTCCCTTCCTCTATTTCCAG containing:
- a CDS encoding MBOAT family O-acyltransferase, whose amino-acid sequence is MLFNSYPFIFVFFPLVLIGFFLIGKRNARPAAGFLALASLFFYGWWSVKALPLLLTSICINYWFGLRLTPAPGRDERKRKSLLIIALVVNLGVLAIFKYANFFVSNVNDGLAAAGLSQIPLLHIVLPIGISFYTFTQIAFLVDCWQGKVHERSFIHYVLFVTYFPHLIAGPVLHHAQMMPQFGNPATYRVNARNIALGLGIFTFGLAKKMLIADPLGQYADMMFKGVHEGVLPSLYTAWLGVLAYTLQIYFDFSGYSDMAVGLSLCMGVQLPLNFRSPYKSTNIIEFWRRWHISLSNFLRDYLYVPLGGNRKGPARRYLNLFLTMLLGGLWHGAAWTFVIWGALHGLFLMVNHLWNATVRRGKTSSSRLGRALGWFITFLCVMIAWVVFRADSMTAAIEIYKGMLGMHGVIPSAFGEFKVPFRKPEFFQTMLAGLVICLALPPTITLDRWIPSVAALAGRPALNRIATALTALGCVFLFGLCVSKFGNYSPFLYFQF